The region TAGCTTAGCATAAAAGTTGGGCCGTTATTTGTTGGTGTAAATCAGAAAAAATTACAAGACTTTTATTTTAAATTTTATGCTAAAGAAACCATTTTTAATGCCCATTATGTGTAATTAGAGTTTCATTACAAATAGATTTGTCAATTTACACATGTTAACACTATAAAGATATTGTTTAATACAGACGAGCTCTGTGTTTTTTATACTATAAATTTATTTTGTGCTGTGTATAAACAGGTTAAAGCAATATTAAATTATTACGTTATATTTTTTGTTGACCAAAATGATGTAAAAATATCTATTTCTTAATAATACTGCTTTAAAGTTGCCTTAAATAGATAAAAAAATTACAAATTAATAAAATTTAAGGCTTTTTAGTTTCAAAAAAATATTATAATTTTAGATTTTATTTATTTTTAGAATTTATTAAAATTACGAATTTAAACTAATAGCCAAATTCATGAAAAAAACAACCTTAAAAGATATTGCAAAAGCATTAAATGTATCCGTTTCCACAGTATCTAAAGCACTTCATGATATTCCTGAAATTAGTGAAGAAACCCGTGTTTTAATTCAAAATTATGCGAAAGAAAAGAATTATAGACCTAATTATAATGCATTAAGTTTAAAAAATAAACGATCTAAAAGTATAGGTGTAATTATACCTAATATGCTCAATTATTTTTATATGCAGGTCTTACAAGGTATAGAAAAAGAAGCAGCAAGTCATGGGTATAGAATTATGACGACCATTTCTAATGAATCTTACCAAAAAGAAGTTGAAATTATCGATATGTTATCTACTGGAAGTATTGATGGATTTTTACTTGCAATTTCTAAAGAAACCGAAGAAAATGGCGCTTTTAGCCACTTTACTGATAGTGTTAAATTTGGGTTTCCTATAGTTATGTTTGATCGCGTATCTGAACATGTAGACTGTGATAAAATTATAACAGACGATTTAAATGCGTGTGCAGATGCGGTGAGTTATTTAGTAAAACAAGGCTGCAAACGTATCGCTTTTGTATCTCCTTTAAAAAGTTTAAGCATAGGGCGTTTGCGTTTTGAAGGCTATAAGAAAGGGTTAGAGCAAAACAACCTTCCGCTAGATTCTAACTTGGTTATTAACACAAATGAAGCTGATTACAAGCAATACGATAAGATGATTAAACCGTTATTTGATCATGAAATTGACGGATTAATTTCTACAAATGAATCGTCTGCACTTTCTGCGATGAAATTAGCAAAAGAAAACGGTTATAAAATACCAGAAAATTTGGCAGTTATTTCTTTTGCTAATGGTATTCTAGCCAGAAACTCTCATCCAAGATTGACTTGTGTAAGTCAGCATGGTGAAATCATGGGCGCGGTAGCAGCTAAGAAACTAATCGATAAATTAGAGAAGCGAGACGATGCAAAATCTTACACAACTGAATTTATCGAAACAGATATCGTAGTGCGTGATTCTACACGTTAGTTAATAGCGAATTGTTTGTCTTTTTTACGCATCATTCTCCATTTTAAGTAATATAAAATGCTAATGCATACGATCATTATCACAATGGTTGTGTACCAAGTAAATTCATAACCGTATTTGTCTATTAAATGCATGCCCGAATTATGTGCAATAATGTGAGCAATAGAGAACGATATGCTATACAAGGCCATATATTCTCCTTGATTTCCTTTTTTTGCTCTTTCTAGAGCAAAAGCATTAGAGAATGGAAATGCAATCATTTCTCCAACCGTCATACATAACATTCCTATAACCAATACGCCAGCCCAACTACTTAGGTTTAGAAAGATAAAACTTAATGCGGTAAGTAGGGCTCCGAAAATAACGATTCCTGTTTTAGAATATAACGATTTTTCTAAGGTTTTAACTAATGGCATTTCTAATACAAAAATTAAAAATCCATTCATACCCATTAATAAACCAATTTCAAATTCAGATAAGTAAAACACTTCTTTGTAAAATAAAGGGACCGTAGAAAAGTATTGTAAAAAGGCCACACCAAACAGTAACATTGCAAATAAAAAGATAATGTAATTTATATCTTTGTAAGCAGATTGCGGGTTTTTAATTACAATCTCGTCTGCAATTTTTACTTTTTTAGGATGTAATACATTTAGAAGTAAAATTCCTGCTAAAATACATGTTATCCCATCAACCCAAAATAATCCGCCGTAACTTAATGTCACTATAATTAATCCGCCAATAGCAGGTCCTGCAGAAAAACCAAGGTTAATTGCTAAACGTATTAAAGTTACAGAACGTACTTTATTTTCTTGTTTACTATATGCACTTAAAGCTACAAACATTGCAGGTCTAAACATATCGGCCACTATCATTAATATAAAAACACCTAAGCAAATTGTTACAAATGTGGATAGAAATTGTAAGGCTACAAATAAAAATCCAGATGTCACTAAGCTAAAAACCATCACTTTGTAAAAACCTAATTTGTCGGTTAGTTTACCGCCTAACCATGACCCAACAACAGAACCTCCACCAAAAGCACTCATAATCCACCCAACTTCAATTAGACTAAAATGTAGGTTCTTGGTAAGATACAATGATAAAAAAGGAATAACCATAGTGCCAGCCCTATTTATTAAAGTGATAAAAGCTAACCACCATACTTCGGTAGATAAGCCTTTAAAGGTGTTTATGTAATTTTTAAATAGTGTTTTCATTGGGTTTATTTTTGTTAGTGCAAAAAAAAAACGTCCAACTTAAAAGATTATGTTGGACGTTTTTATATAGTATTTTGAAAGTCTTATATATTACAAGTCCTGTATCTTAAGTAAGATAGGCGAGTACATTTGTAAGAGACTTTTAGGTTTAACACGATCGGAATATATTTTCTTATTCAAATCTAGATAAAAAAATGATAAGTTGTATTTTTGAAATTCAAATTTATGGTAATGAAATCACTTTTATATTTAGCGTTATTATTTTGTATGTGTTCTTGTTTTCAGAAAAAAGAACCTTTAGTGGGAGATACGCCTTTTCAAATCGCGTTAAATTCTACATTTAAAGATGCAAGTAAATCGCCCTTAAAAAAGAAAGATAGAAAAGTGTTTAAAGGGTTAGATTTTTTTGAAGTTGATTCTGCTTACATTGTACAAGCAACACTAAAACATACACCAGATAGTACATTTTTTGAGATGCCAACAACTACAGACCGCATGTCTAAAGAACGTGTTTTTGGAATTGTAAAATTTAAAATTAAAGGAGAAGACTTTGAACTTCAAATATACGAAAGTGAAGATTTGTTAGCAGAAGAAGGTTATGAAGATTATTTGTTTTTACCATTTTTAGATTTAACAAATGGCGACTCTACATATGGTGGAGGACGTTATATAGAGGTGCCTGTTAATAACAAAAAGACAGACAGTATTATTACAATAGATTTTAATACCGCGTTTAATCCATATTGTGCCTATAACGAGAAGTATTCTTGCCCGATTGTACCCCGAACAAATTTTTTAAATACAGAAATTAAAGCAGGAGTAAAGGCTTTTACAAAACACTAAAATTGTTTAATTAGGTAAACGCCTAGAAACACAGCAAGAAATCCGACTACAAATGTGGTAAAAGTATATAAGGTAAAGTTTAAAAAGTCTCCAGTTTTTAGAAACACTTGATTTTCGTAAGCAAAGGTAGAAAACGTTGTTAAACCACCACAAAATCCTGTGGCGAGTAATAAGGTGTAATTATGAGACATGAGATGGTTTTTATTTGCCAACCCTAATAGTATTCCAATAAGTAAACTGCCCAAAATATTTACTAAGAAAGTGCCATAAGGAATACCTGTATGTGCATCGTTTATATATTTACTTATGGTATAGCGTAACACACTACCAAAACCTCCACCAATAAAAACTAAAACGACTTGTTTCATTTTTGAGTGTTGGTTTTAGGGATTGTTTGAAGGTAATTTTAAGTTGGCATAACCTTGCTCAGTTGAATCTTGATCTGCTAAAGCGATGTAAATCTCAGTGACCCAATTTGCAGGGTTAACTTTATATTTGGGGTTAGTTATAAAACTTTCAAGCATTATATTACTTTTTGCTCGAGTTAAATCATTAGCACTTATATGTTTAAAAGCAGCATCCCAAGCTTTATCTAAATAATTATAATCTCCTTTTAATGTTGTTTTAAGAGTTTTAAAAGCTGGGAGTAAACCGGTTAAAATTTTATCGTTGGTACTTATTACTTGAGTTGTTGTAGGAATACAACAAGAAAAAGATACGGTATTGTTTTCAGGGTTCCAATCGTGATATAATACATAAGGAAAACCAGCCATTGGTATTTGATTTTCTTTAATATAATCTGTAATATCAGACATCATCTGTTGTACTTTACTTTTGTAATTGTCTATAGAAGTTGTGGTTGTGTTATATAAATAATAACCGCCACTATGGTTGGTAACGCCATTAATGGTTATGCTATACACTTTCATACTTTTAACTATAGCAGAGTCTAGTGCAACTAAACTTGTTTCAAACTTAGGAGCAAGATCTGTTTCTGGTGTGCCAAAAATGGCATAATATGCTTTTTTCTTAAAGGTTATATTTTTACTGCTCATACTAAGTGTTACCCGAGAAGTTTTAGGAGACACAGAGTCTATTTTCCATTCTAATTCTGATTTAGGGTAATCGTGAAAAACTAAATCTTGTTGAATATGTGAAGGTTTAGATGATTGTTTAGTAGAGATTCTACCAATAGAATTGTCTTGTAGCCAAGTGTATTCTTTGCTATTGGAATTGGTGTCTGTTGTACTTGTTTTTTTCCAAGGGACCCAATTTGTCCAGTGTCTTAAATCGTTAATATAAGTATATGCAACTTCTTGTGGAGCAGCAATAATTTTTGTTTTAGAAAAGCTTATTTCGTTAGGTTGAACAGCAATATAAATTGAAGAACCAATGAAGGCTATAAGAAGTAAAAATAGAATATATTTTGTGAATTTCATTGATGAAAAATTGTAATAATATCAAAGGTAAACAATTTTATATCAATTTTTTAATAAGGGTATTTCTTCTTTTTATTAGTGCTGTTTTTAGTCATTTTATCTATAAATAGGTACTTTTAAACCGATATATAGATCTGCAGATTTAGACGAATTAGACACTAAGTTTGAAATAATAGATCCAGACCCTAATGTTAATGGTCCTGCTCTAAATCCTAATCCAACTCCAAAATCTTCATATTCTCTTAATCCCAAAGGCATATACATACTAAACCATTTGCTTTCAAACCGCGGTGTAACTATAAAAGTATTTAGGCTGTTTGAGGTTTCAGCATCGTCTACTTTTACTAAAGAAAAATCGGCCTGAGCACTTAGGTAAAAGCGTTTGGTAATGTTGTAATCTGCCAAGATATGGAGTGCAGTTGGAAGCTGTATTTTAACTGTTTTTATTTCTGAAGTGTATTCGTATAAATCATCAAAATCCTCTACATCATATTGGTCAGGCTGTATCGTTGCATTTAAATCATAATTAGAAACTTCTGTATTATCGTAACTAATAGAACCGAGGTCTGTTACAGAGATTCCTAATTTTAAAGTGTAATTAGTATTTATACCGGGTAGGGTTTGAGTTTTAGTCCAAGTATAAACAAAACCTAAATCTGCTCCAATACTAGAACCTAAATTGTTGTATGAGATATCGTCACTATCAAAATCTCCTGTAACACTATAAATTAAATTTCCGCTGGTTTCTAAAGTATTTTCAGAAGCATTATAATAGCCTTGCATGCCATTAGTACTAGTAATTGCGGCACCAAAACCTTGTAAGTATTTTAAGGTAATTCCTCCTTTTAATAGTTGATTATTTTGGTTGTATAAAACGCGTCCATAGGTAAATCCTATTTCTGCCCAAGCATGTATTGTTCCAGTAAATTCATCATTCTCGAAACTAAAATCTTCAGAGTCGTCAAACTCGTTTTCATAATTTTCAAAAAGGGTACCATTAATTTTATTTATATTTCCAAATCCTCTCATACGAGATATAAGCGCAATACTATGCCTGCTGTTAATATTTAGTGATACCGATGGTCCCACGATATCTAAATTGGTATAAAAGTTATTATTGTCTTTAGGAAATGTTTTGGTCTCATCTTCAATATTAAATGGGGAATCGCTATCAAACAAATTTTTTAATTTAATACCGTAATAGTCACTAGCAAAAAAGCTGCTTGCCGAAAAGATATTAATATCCAGCTTCATATTAGAGTTTACCACAGTAGCAGGATTATAAGTTACGCTCTGTACTCCTGCATAATTATCTACCGTATGTCCAATATAGTTTTGAGCCTGCAATTGGTAAAAAAAACAAACTATAAGGGTGAAAATTAATGGAGTGGGTTGAAGTTTCATTTCCGTAAGGGTTTGATTTGCTACGGAAAAATAATATTTAATAGCTTAATAAAATAATTTTATTAAGCTTAGGGATATATTTTTATAATTTCACATTACAAATGTAAAGTGATTTATACGTATATTAAACCGTATTTTAACCTTTAAATATAAGTTTTATACTAATTATAAAAAGTAGAAAAGCAATAAAGCCTATAAGAACCCAAATACTACCATTGTAATATTTTTTATGCAATGCAAAATCTTTTTTATAAGTGTAAAAAATAGAAATTATAAAGACGATAAAAAATAAAGCTCCAAAGATGAGTTGACCATTTGTAAACATGGGGTAGGCTGCGAATTAATTAAAAATAAAATCTAGAATTAAAAACTGATAAGATGCATAAAAAAATCATGATTTAATTGCAAAATTATCAAGTCTGTAAATGTAATCAAAATTATAATATTTTAATAATATGAAGAGTAAAATAGAAGCTGTAAAGGCATTTCATACCGCATTTAAATTGGGGTATAGTGAATCTCCTCAAGCAGATTTAGGGCCAGAAAAAACCATGTTGCGTTATCACTTAATGAAAGAAGAAAATGATGAGTATTTAGAAGCGGCTAAAAACAAAGATTTAGTAGAAATTGCAGATGCTTTAGGCGATATGCTTTATATCTTATGTGGTACAATTATAGAGCATGGATTACAACATAAAATTGAAGCTGTATTTAACGAAATACAACGCAGTAATATGAGTAAATTAGATGTTAATGGAGAGCCAATATATAGGGCAGATGGCAAGGTGCTAAAAGGGCCAAATTATTTTAATCCAGATCTTGCATCGGTTTTATATAAGTAAAAAAAGAGCGACTTTTAAAGTCGCTCTTTTAATTTTATATGCTTACTCTCCAACCATAAGGGTCTTCAGATTTGTTGTATTGTATATTAAGGAGTTTCTCTTTAAATATAGCAGAAAACCTTTCTTCCTGATGAGGTATTTCAAACACTTCGCCTTTGTAAGAGAATGCAGAAATAGGACTTACAATAGCAGCCGTTCCAGAACCAAAAATTTCTTTTAAGGATCCGTCTTTACTTGCCTCAATAAGTTCGCTTACTTTTACGGGTCTTACTTCAACAGAGATTCCTGAATCTTCAGCAATTTTAAGAATACTTTTACGTGTAATTCCGTCTAAAATTCGTTCACTTGTAGGCGCGGTAATTAAGGTATCGTTTATTCTAAAAAACACATTCATGGTACCTGCTTCTTCAAGATATTGATGCGTATCTGCATCGGTCCAAATAATTTGTTGGAAACCTTCTTTATTAGCTAAATTAGTTGGATAAAACTGTGCAGCATAATTTCCTGCCGCCTTAGCATAACCAACCCCACCATTGGCAGATCTACTAAATTCTTCTGCAATTAATACACGTACATCTCCAGAATAATAAGATTGTGCAGGAGAACATATAATTAAAAATTTATATTCTACAGCAGGAGATGCTGCAATTGCAGGTTCAGTTGCAATTACAAAAGGTCTTATATATAAGGAGTTTCCTAGACCTTGCTTAACCCAAGCTTCATCTAGTTGAACAAGTGCTTTTAACCCTTCCATAAAAACATCTTGAGGGAAAGCAGGAATAGCCAAGCGCTCAGCAGATTTGTTAATACGTAGCAGATTATCTTCAGGTCTAAATAACCAGACTTTATTTTCATCGTCTTTAAATGCTTTCATGCCTTCAAAAACAGCTTGGCCGTAATGAAAAACACGAGCAGAAGGATCTAAGGTTATGGGTGCATAAGGCGTAATTTCTGGTTGTTGCCATTCGCCGTTCTTAAAATCACATACAAACATGTGATCTGTGAAAACTTTACCAAAAGACAAATTCTCAAAATCCACGTCATGTATCTTGCTTGTTTGTGCTTTTGTAATTTCAATCGTATTTGTCAAAATATTACAATTTACTTAATTAAACAGTATTTAAATATAGCCTAAAAGTAGTATAAAATTTTTAAAAAACGCTTATATTTACGTTTGGAATTAACTGATTATAAAAAATAGTAAATCCTTCATTTTCAATTTTAAGATTCTTATTAATCTTCTACTAAAAGTATTGTTTTGGAACGTAAATTTATTACTACTGCCGATGGTTCTTCTACCATTTATTTACCAGATTTAGATGAGACTTATCATTCCAGACACGGCGCAGTACAAGAGGCGTTACATGTGTTTATTACATCGGGTTTGCAATATAGTTTACAGCAACATCCTGATTGTGAAGAACGTGCTATTTTAGAAATTGGTTTTGGTACCGGCTTGAATGCGTTTTTAACGTGTTTGGAGGCAGAAAGCTTACTTTGTAAAATTAATTATTTTGGTGTAGAAGCTTACCCCATAACGACTTCAGATTTAAATCAAATTAATTATGCACAGACTATAAAAGATGGTCGTTTTGTATCTATCTTTAATGCACTTCACACCTGTAGTTGGGACGTTAAACAAGCTATAACGTCTTCCTTTTTTTTAACCAAACAGCAAAAATCCTTTAAAGATATTGAAGATGTAGGGAAATATGATATTATATATTTTGACGCTTTTGGCCCGAGAAAACAACCTGAATTGTGGGGAGAGTCTATTTTTAGTATCATGTATAACGCATTAAAATCAGGAGGTGTTTTAGTTACATATTGTGCGCAAGGTAATGCAAGACGAGCTATGCAAGCCGTAGGTTTTAATGTAGCGCGTATTCCTGGCCCGCCTGGAAAAAGAGAAATGTTAAGAGCAATTAAAATATAAGAGTATGACAACCTATGTTGAAGATTTATTGTTTAAAAATCAAGACTATTCTAAAAATACGTTAGCAATCGGTGATTATGATGGATGTACGTTTACGCAATGTAATTTCTCTAATTGCGATCTTTTTAGATATGTTTTTACAGATTGTGAATTTGTAGAATGTAATTTAAGTAATGTCTCTGTTAGAAAAGCATCCTTTAATGATGTTTCCTTTAAGGCATGTAAAATGATAGGCTTAAATTTTTCTCAACTTAGTGCTTTTTTAATGCGTATGAATTTTAAAAAATGTAACCTCCAAATGTCACGATTTGATACTTTAAAATTAAAACAAACCTCATTTATAGATTGTGAATTGCAACAAGCGAGTTTTGTAGATTGTGATTTAAAGTATTCCGATTTTGAAGATAGTAATTTAGAAGGTGCTGTGTTTACGAATTCGAATTTAGAAGGTGCTAATTTTTTTAATGCTTATAATTTTAATATCGATCCCGTACGTAATAAAATGAAAGGTGCTAAGTTTTCTAGTGATAATCTAGAAGGGTTATTGCGTAATTTTCAGCTGAAAATCAGTTAAATATGTAGAGGTTAATTTTGGGTTTTAGTGTTAAACCTTACTTAATGTAACTTGTAGGAATATATGTATTTGTATTTTTGTATAAAATAATAAGAGATGGGTGTTTTAATTACTGGAGCTACTGGACTTTTGGGTACTAAAATCGTGGAACTTTGTCTCCAGAAGGATGTTAGTGTTAAATATTTAACCACTCGAAAAGAAAAAATTGTTACTAAAAAAAACTACCAAGGCTATTATTGGAATCCTAAAACTAAGGAAATAGATACAGCGTGTTTTGAAGATGTAAATGTTATTATTCATCTTGCAGGTTCAACGGTGTCTAAACGGTGGACAGCTTCAAACAAAAAAAATATAATAGATAGTCGTGTGTTATCGGCTCGTTTATTACACCACGGTTTAAAATCATTGCCAACTCATAATGTGGCACAAATTATTTCTGCTAGTGGTATAAGTATTTATCCAGATTCTTTAACAAAATACTATAATGAAAAAGATACTCAAGTAGATCCCTCTTTTTTAGGGGATGTCGTGAAAGCTTGGGAAGCTGAAGTCGATACTTTTTTTGGTCTTAATGTTAAAGTTGCTAAAGTCCGAATAGGATTAGTACTTTCAACAGAAGGTGGTGTTTTACCTGAATTTAAGAAACCTATAGATCTTGGTTTAGGTGCTGTGTTTGGATCTGGAGAACAGTGGCAATCTTGGATTCATATAGACGATGTTGCTCGTGTGTTTGTGTTTCTATTAAAATATTGTGGAGAAGGTATTTATAATGCGGTGGCTCCAAATCCAGTGACACAAACAGAGTTAATGAAATCTATAGCTAAAACTTTAGATAAGCCTATGTTTTTGCCTGGTATTCCTAAGTTTGCCGTAAAATTGGTCTTGGGCGAAATGCATGAATTAATGTATGCTAGCCAACGGGTTAGTAGTAAAAAATTAGAAGCTCAAGGTTTTGAATTTAATTACCCCAATTTGCAGCCAGCTTTATCAGCATTATTAATGTAAAAAGGCTACCTTTTACAGATAGCCTTTAAAAAAATAATGCGTTGTAATTTTTAGATGCTTATTTTGTAGCTTTTACCTTTACAGTTAAAATTATATCATCATTAATAAATTTATCGCCAAGGTTATCAAATACAGATTTAGAACCAAAGTTTACACCCCATTCTGTTCTGTTAATAGCAAATGTCTCACTAACCAAGCTTAGCGTATCATCTTGGGTAGTTACAGTTACTGGGAATGATACATTTTTCTTTATCCCTTTTAAGGTTAAATTTCCAGAAAGTATAGTTTTGCTAGCTTCATTTGTAGTTATACCTGTAATTTCAAAAGCAGCAGTAGGAAATTCATTGATGTTAAAAAAGTCACCTTCTTTTCCTTCAACCGTCCCTTTTAGGTGAGCTTCTAAATTTTCTTTTTTATCGCCTTCAACATCTAAAGCAGTAATAGTACTCATATCTATAGTAAACATTCCGCTTTCAATTGTATTTCCTTCAGCAGTAAGTTCCCCAGAGGCAATACTAATCGTTCCAAAATGTTCCCCAGTTGGTTTAGCACCTTTCCACTCAATAGTAGAATTTTCGGTGTCTACTTTATACATGTCTGCAGTAGGTACAGTTTCTGCAACAGGTTCTGCAGCTGTCGCTTCAGCTTCTTTAGATTTGTCTTTACAAGATGTAACGGCGCTACCTATAGATAACGCAACGAATAATGTTAAAATTCTATTTTTCATGTTATTTGTTCTTTTATGTTTGAATTCAAAAATAATTAAAATTATAGGCATAAAGACTAAAACCTGACTTTTATTTGTGACATTTTGACAATTTTTTAAAGATGGCAGTACTTTTGCCTTTTATGGTTAGTGTTTATTATAAATTAGAAGACATGAGTAAAGAAGAGCTTAAAAAAGACGTTGAAGTCGAAAATATAGAAGAACAAGTAGAACAGCAAGTAGAAGAACAATCTGAAGAGCAAGCTGCTGAAAGTCAAGAGGTATCTGTAGAGGAGGAATTGCAAACTAAATTAAAAGAAGAAAAAGATAAGTTTTTAAGATTATTTGCTGAGTTTGAAAATTATAAAAAAAGAACTTCAAAAGAACGTATCGAATTATTTAAAACTGCCAACCAAGATGTCATGGTTGCAATGTTGCCAATTTTAGATGATTTTGATCGTGCTTATAGTGAAATCTCTAAAACTAAAGAAAAAAATCTTTTAAAAGGTGTAGAGTTAATTAGTAATAAACTTAAAAATGTATTACAATCTAAAGGTTTAGAATTGGTTGAGGTTGCTGCTGGCGATACATTTAATGCAGACCATCATGAAGCCATTACTCAAATCCCTTCTCCAACACCAGATATGAAAGGAAAAATTATAGACGTTATAGAAAAAGGATACAAACTAGGAGAAAAAGTAATCCGGTTTCCTAAAGTTGTAATCGGACAATAACTTTAAGTAGTATCATATAATAGTGTAAAAATATTAACGGTCGAAAGTGACACACCCATGAAGAGAGATTATTACGAAATTTTAGGAGTTGATAAAAATGCCACTGCTGCTGAAATAAAAAAAGCATACAGAAAAAAGGCAATTGAATTCCACCCAGATAAAAATCCAGATAACAAAGAAGCTGAAACTAAATTTAAAGAAGCTGCAGAAGCTTACGAAATTTTAAGCGACCAAGATAAAAAAGCACGTTATGACCAATTTGGTCATCAAGCCTTTGAAGGCGGTGGTGGTTACGGTGGCGGACATATGAATATGGACGACATTTTTAGCCAGTTTGGTGATATCTTTGGTGGTGGCGGTTTTGGCGGCGGATTTTCAGGATTTGGCGGTGGCGGTGGCCAGCGCAGAGTGAAAGGAAGTAACCTTAGAATTCGTGTAAAATTAACCCTAGAAGAGATTGCTAACGGTGTAGAGAAAAAGGTAAAAGTTAGACGTAAAGTTCAGGCTCAAGGTACAACCTATAAAACATGTACTACATGTCAAGGAACTGGGCAAGTAACACGTATAGCTAACACTATTTTAGGACGAATGCAAACAGCATCACCATGTACTTCTTGTGGCGGATCTGGACAAATTATTGATAAAAAACCTAACGATGCAGATGCTCAAGGTTTAGTAATTAAAGAAGAAACGGTATCTATTAAAATTCCTGCTGGAGTTGTAGATGGTATGCAACTTAAAGTTACAGGAAAAGGTAATGAAGCTCCTGGAGCTACAGGTATATCTGGAGATTTATTAGTTGCTATTGAAGAAGAAACACATAGCAGTTTACAACGTGAAGGCGATAATCTTCATTTTGATTTATATGTAAGTGTCCCAGATGCTGTATTAGGTACCTCTAAAGAAATTGAAACTGTAACCGGTAAGGTACGTATTAAAATAGAAGCTGGTACACAATCAGGTAAAATATTACGTTTACGTGGTAAAGGAATTCCTAATATAAACGGATATGCTAAAGGTGATTTACTCGTACATGTAAATGTATGGACGCCTAAAACGTTAAATAAGCAACAAAAAGAGTTTTTTGAATCTATGAGAGAAGACGATCATTTTTCGCCAAAACCAGAAAGTTCAGACAAGTCATTTTTTGAGAAAGTTAAAGATATGTTTTCTTAAAAGACAATCTATAAATTTATTTGTAAACATCCACTTTATTAAAGTGGATGTTTTTATTTTAGGATTATCGTAAAATTTATCTAAAAAAAATACGTAATTATCAATATAAAGTTTT is a window of Formosa sediminum DNA encoding:
- a CDS encoding LacI family DNA-binding transcriptional regulator; the encoded protein is MKKTTLKDIAKALNVSVSTVSKALHDIPEISEETRVLIQNYAKEKNYRPNYNALSLKNKRSKSIGVIIPNMLNYFYMQVLQGIEKEAASHGYRIMTTISNESYQKEVEIIDMLSTGSIDGFLLAISKETEENGAFSHFTDSVKFGFPIVMFDRVSEHVDCDKIITDDLNACADAVSYLVKQGCKRIAFVSPLKSLSIGRLRFEGYKKGLEQNNLPLDSNLVINTNEADYKQYDKMIKPLFDHEIDGLISTNESSALSAMKLAKENGYKIPENLAVISFANGILARNSHPRLTCVSQHGEIMGAVAAKKLIDKLEKRDDAKSYTTEFIETDIVVRDSTR
- a CDS encoding MDR family MFS transporter, coding for MKTLFKNYINTFKGLSTEVWWLAFITLINRAGTMVIPFLSLYLTKNLHFSLIEVGWIMSAFGGGSVVGSWLGGKLTDKLGFYKVMVFSLVTSGFLFVALQFLSTFVTICLGVFILMIVADMFRPAMFVALSAYSKQENKVRSVTLIRLAINLGFSAGPAIGGLIIVTLSYGGLFWVDGITCILAGILLLNVLHPKKVKIADEIVIKNPQSAYKDINYIIFLFAMLLFGVAFLQYFSTVPLFYKEVFYLSEFEIGLLMGMNGFLIFVLEMPLVKTLEKSLYSKTGIVIFGALLTALSFIFLNLSSWAGVLVIGMLCMTVGEMIAFPFSNAFALERAKKGNQGEYMALYSISFSIAHIIAHNSGMHLIDKYGYEFTWYTTIVIMIVCISILYYLKWRMMRKKDKQFAIN
- a CDS encoding GyrI-like domain-containing protein, with the translated sequence MKFTKYILFLLLIAFIGSSIYIAVQPNEISFSKTKIIAAPQEVAYTYINDLRHWTNWVPWKKTSTTDTNSNSKEYTWLQDNSIGRISTKQSSKPSHIQQDLVFHDYPKSELEWKIDSVSPKTSRVTLSMSSKNITFKKKAYYAIFGTPETDLAPKFETSLVALDSAIVKSMKVYSITINGVTNHSGGYYLYNTTTTSIDNYKSKVQQMMSDITDYIKENQIPMAGFPYVLYHDWNPENNTVSFSCCIPTTTQVISTNDKILTGLLPAFKTLKTTLKGDYNYLDKAWDAAFKHISANDLTRAKSNIMLESFITNPKYKVNPANWVTEIYIALADQDSTEQGYANLKLPSNNP
- a CDS encoding DUF5723 family protein yields the protein MKLQPTPLIFTLIVCFFYQLQAQNYIGHTVDNYAGVQSVTYNPATVVNSNMKLDINIFSASSFFASDYYGIKLKNLFDSDSPFNIEDETKTFPKDNNNFYTNLDIVGPSVSLNINSRHSIALISRMRGFGNINKINGTLFENYENEFDDSEDFSFENDEFTGTIHAWAEIGFTYGRVLYNQNNQLLKGGITLKYLQGFGAAITSTNGMQGYYNASENTLETSGNLIYSVTGDFDSDDISYNNLGSSIGADLGFVYTWTKTQTLPGINTNYTLKLGISVTDLGSISYDNTEVSNYDLNATIQPDQYDVEDFDDLYEYTSEIKTVKIQLPTALHILADYNITKRFYLSAQADFSLVKVDDAETSNSLNTFIVTPRFESKWFSMYMPLGLREYEDFGVGLGFRAGPLTLGSGSIISNLVSNSSKSADLYIGLKVPIYR
- the crcB gene encoding fluoride efflux transporter CrcB; protein product: MKQVVLVFIGGGFGSVLRYTISKYINDAHTGIPYGTFLVNILGSLLIGILLGLANKNHLMSHNYTLLLATGFCGGLTTFSTFAYENQVFLKTGDFLNFTLYTFTTFVVGFLAVFLGVYLIKQF
- a CDS encoding pyrophosphohydrolase domain-containing protein: MKSKIEAVKAFHTAFKLGYSESPQADLGPEKTMLRYHLMKEENDEYLEAAKNKDLVEIADALGDMLYILCGTIIEHGLQHKIEAVFNEIQRSNMSKLDVNGEPIYRADGKVLKGPNYFNPDLASVLYK
- a CDS encoding DUF1684 domain-containing protein produces the protein MKSLLYLALLFCMCSCFQKKEPLVGDTPFQIALNSTFKDASKSPLKKKDRKVFKGLDFFEVDSAYIVQATLKHTPDSTFFEMPTTTDRMSKERVFGIVKFKIKGEDFELQIYESEDLLAEEGYEDYLFLPFLDLTNGDSTYGGGRYIEVPVNNKKTDSIITIDFNTAFNPYCAYNEKYSCPIVPRTNFLNTEIKAGVKAFTKH